Proteins encoded together in one Hymenobacter monticola window:
- a CDS encoding LemA family protein, whose product MKRFLLYFAGLALLLTQSSCGYNGMVQRDQAVKAQAGNVQSAYQRRNDLIGNLVNTVKGAAKFEQGTLTSVVEARAKATSVQLNANDLTPENIKRFQEAQSQVSAGLGRLLAVSENYPDLKANANFQELQAQIEGTENRINVERNKFNAVTNDYNTFTRSFPNNLFAGMFGFPPKPYFEADPAASKAPTVQF is encoded by the coding sequence ATGAAACGCTTTCTTCTGTATTTCGCGGGCCTGGCCCTGTTGCTCACCCAGTCGTCGTGCGGCTACAACGGCATGGTGCAGCGCGACCAGGCCGTGAAGGCCCAGGCCGGCAACGTGCAAAGCGCCTACCAGCGCCGCAACGACCTCATCGGCAACCTGGTGAACACCGTGAAGGGCGCCGCCAAGTTCGAGCAGGGCACCCTCACCAGCGTGGTGGAAGCCCGCGCCAAGGCCACCAGCGTGCAGCTCAACGCCAACGACCTCACGCCCGAAAACATCAAGCGCTTCCAGGAAGCCCAGAGCCAGGTATCGGCCGGCCTGGGCCGCCTGCTGGCCGTGTCGGAAAACTATCCCGACCTGAAAGCCAACGCCAACTTCCAGGAGCTGCAAGCCCAGATTGAGGGCACCGAAAACCGCATCAACGTGGAGCGCAACAAGTTCAATGCCGTCACCAACGACTACAACACCTTCACTCGCTCCTTCCCCAACAACCTGTTTGCGGGCATGTTCGGCTTCCCGCCCAAGCCCTACTTCGAGGCCGACCCGGCTGCCAGCAAGGCCCCCACGGTGCAGTTTTAA
- a CDS encoding TPM domain-containing protein, with protein sequence MTSPLTPAQDAALVAAIRQAEVTTSGEIRVHLEDTCPTPEPLDRAAQVFGELNMHKTAARNGVLFYLAWKSRQFAVVGDSAINAAVPDDFWETTKEAVLEQFRHENYVLGLERGIKMVGEQLKRYFPYNASTDQNELDDSISFGGQKPSSDA encoded by the coding sequence ATGACTTCTCCCCTCACTCCGGCCCAGGACGCGGCCCTGGTGGCCGCCATCCGGCAGGCCGAGGTCACGACCTCCGGCGAAATCCGGGTGCACCTCGAAGACACCTGCCCCACGCCCGAGCCGCTCGACCGCGCCGCCCAGGTGTTTGGCGAGCTGAACATGCACAAGACCGCCGCCCGCAACGGCGTGCTGTTTTACCTGGCCTGGAAAAGCCGGCAATTTGCCGTGGTGGGCGACTCGGCCATCAACGCCGCTGTGCCCGACGACTTCTGGGAAACCACCAAGGAAGCCGTGCTGGAGCAGTTCCGCCACGAAAACTACGTGCTGGGCTTGGAGCGCGGCATCAAGATGGTGGGCGAACAGCTCAAGCGCTACTTCCCCTACAATGCCAGCACCGACCAGAACGAGCTGGACGATTCTATTTCCTTCGGCGGCCAGAAGCCGTCTTCCGACGCATGA
- a CDS encoding sugar phosphate nucleotidyltransferase: MKVVIPVAGIGSRLRPHTHTQPKSLVPVAGNTILGHIIDRLRVAGLTEFVFVVGYLGDKIVRYVRRNYPDLNVTFVLQEPREGLGHALWLAREEFRHDPDGVLIMLGDTIVDVDLPALLATPGSVLAVKEVKDPTRFGIVELGAGGRVSKVVEKPKIPKSNYAMVGLYKLADADKLAQALEWLREAEVRTHGEFQLTDALMHLIEEGEAMTTCPVDNWFDCGRKETLLEANARLLNTAEFLDDRDYSEFPDSVIIPPVSIGRGCQISQSIIGPNVAIGDKTIISRTILTDSIIGSYSELRSAVMHDCIVGSDASFRGMNHSLNIGDNTEIDYS; encoded by the coding sequence ATGAAAGTCGTCATTCCCGTTGCCGGCATCGGCTCGCGCCTGCGCCCCCACACCCACACCCAGCCCAAAAGCCTGGTGCCGGTGGCCGGCAACACCATCCTGGGCCACATCATCGACCGCCTGCGCGTGGCCGGGCTCACCGAGTTTGTGTTTGTGGTGGGCTACCTGGGCGATAAAATTGTGCGCTACGTGCGCCGCAACTATCCCGACCTTAACGTCACCTTTGTGCTGCAAGAGCCTCGCGAGGGCCTGGGCCACGCCCTGTGGCTGGCCCGTGAGGAGTTCCGCCACGACCCTGACGGCGTGCTCATTATGCTCGGCGACACCATTGTGGACGTGGACCTGCCCGCCCTGCTGGCCACACCCGGCTCGGTGCTGGCCGTGAAGGAGGTGAAGGACCCTACCCGCTTCGGCATTGTGGAGCTGGGCGCGGGCGGCCGGGTGAGCAAGGTGGTGGAGAAGCCCAAGATTCCGAAATCGAACTACGCCATGGTGGGCCTCTACAAGCTGGCCGACGCCGACAAGCTGGCCCAGGCCCTGGAGTGGCTGCGCGAAGCCGAGGTGCGCACCCACGGCGAGTTCCAGCTCACCGACGCCCTCATGCACCTCATCGAGGAAGGCGAGGCCATGACCACCTGCCCGGTAGACAATTGGTTTGACTGCGGCCGCAAGGAAACCCTGCTCGAAGCCAACGCCCGCCTGCTGAACACCGCCGAATTCCTCGACGACCGTGATTACTCAGAATTTCCCGACTCGGTGATTATTCCGCCGGTGAGCATCGGGCGGGGCTGCCAGATTTCGCAGTCCATCATTGGCCCCAACGTGGCCATCGGCGACAAAACCATCATCAGCCGCACCATCCTCACCGACTCCATCATCGGCAGCTACTCGGAGCTGCGCTCGGCCGTGATGCACGACTGCATTGTGGGCTCCGATGCCTCGTTCCGCGGCATGAACCACTCGCTCAACATCGGCGACAACACCGAAATCGACTACAGCTGA